The following are encoded together in the Pectobacterium punjabense genome:
- a CDS encoding Gfo/Idh/MocA family protein, which translates to MIRVGIIGSGFIGPAHIEAIRRLGFVDVVALAENSLDVAQQKARQLSIPHAYGSVADLLNHPGIDAIHNCTPNHLHAAINKQIIQAGKHVFSEKPLCMTSEEARELVELAEEKGVVHGVSFVYRQFGMVQQAASMIKRQEIGRLFAVHGGYLQDWMLHDTDYNWRVEPEYGGISRAVADIGSHWCDTVQFISGRKIVEVLADFAIVHPIRKSNRNGTATFSSSDTPLEYDDKPVKTEDYATVLLRFDDGSRGSFTVSQVSAGRKNRLTFEVNGSERSLAWDQETPQQLWIGHRDKPNQLLSDDPALLNPEAAAAVHFPGGHIEGWPDAFKNMMANFYSYLRDGKQPGVDPFNFATFYDGANIMFIIDAIVQSHQQQKWVKVAN; encoded by the coding sequence ATGATCCGCGTTGGCATTATTGGTTCCGGTTTTATTGGCCCAGCACATATAGAAGCGATTCGTCGCCTCGGCTTTGTTGACGTGGTGGCGCTGGCAGAAAACTCGCTGGATGTCGCTCAGCAAAAAGCCCGTCAGCTCAGCATTCCTCACGCCTACGGCAGCGTCGCTGATTTGTTAAATCATCCCGGCATTGATGCGATTCATAACTGCACGCCAAACCACCTTCATGCGGCAATCAATAAGCAGATTATTCAGGCGGGAAAACACGTCTTTTCGGAAAAACCGCTGTGTATGACCAGCGAAGAAGCACGTGAGCTGGTGGAGCTGGCGGAAGAAAAAGGCGTTGTCCACGGCGTCAGCTTCGTCTATCGCCAGTTTGGCATGGTGCAGCAGGCTGCCAGCATGATTAAACGTCAGGAGATCGGACGCCTCTTTGCGGTGCACGGCGGCTATCTGCAAGACTGGATGCTACACGACACCGACTATAATTGGCGTGTTGAACCGGAATATGGTGGCATTTCCCGTGCGGTAGCTGATATCGGCTCGCACTGGTGCGACACGGTGCAGTTTATTTCCGGCCGGAAAATTGTCGAGGTTCTCGCCGATTTCGCGATCGTCCATCCGATCCGCAAATCCAATCGGAATGGCACCGCCACGTTCTCCTCTTCCGATACACCGCTCGAATACGACGACAAGCCGGTTAAAACCGAGGATTACGCGACCGTTTTGCTGCGTTTTGATGATGGCAGCCGCGGATCGTTTACCGTTTCTCAGGTCAGCGCAGGCCGAAAAAACCGTCTGACGTTCGAAGTGAATGGTAGCGAACGATCGTTGGCCTGGGATCAGGAAACGCCGCAGCAGTTATGGATTGGTCATCGCGATAAACCCAATCAGCTGTTATCGGACGATCCCGCATTGCTGAATCCGGAAGCCGCCGCCGCAGTCCACTTCCCCGGCGGTCATATCGAAGGCTGGCCGGACGCATTCAAGAATATGATGGCGAATTTTTACAGCTATCTGCGCGACGGCAAGCAACCGGGGGTCGATCCGTTTAATTTCGCCACCTTCTACGACGGTGCGAACATCATGTTCATCATTGATGCCATCGTACAAAGCCATCAGCAGCAAAAGTGGGTGAAGGTCGCCAATTAA
- a CDS encoding pyridoxal phosphatase: protein MTYRVIALDLDGTLLNQQKKILPESLSALALARQQGIQVMIVTGRHHSAIHPFYQGLQLDTPAICCNGTYVYDYQQGRASHTNPLSVEQAKNVITLLEEFDIHGLMYADDDMYYQHSTGHVVRTLAWASTLPEQQRPRFAQVENLLLQTEASQAIWKFATTHTDIPTLNHFAAEVEKQLGLACEWSWQDQVDIAQTGNSKGKLLQQWLGEQGISMKDVVAFGDNFNDISMLEGVGLGVAMGNSADEIKARADLVIGSNEEPSIAEVIRTRILA from the coding sequence ATGACCTACCGAGTAATTGCGCTTGATCTTGATGGTACGCTACTGAATCAACAGAAAAAAATCCTCCCCGAATCCCTTAGCGCACTTGCGCTAGCCCGTCAGCAAGGCATACAAGTGATGATCGTTACAGGACGCCATCACTCAGCAATCCACCCTTTTTATCAGGGATTGCAGTTGGATACGCCTGCGATCTGCTGCAACGGCACGTATGTCTATGATTACCAGCAGGGCCGTGCATCACATACCAACCCACTCTCTGTCGAACAGGCAAAAAATGTCATCACCCTGCTAGAGGAATTTGATATTCATGGCCTGATGTATGCTGACGACGATATGTATTATCAACACTCTACGGGGCATGTGGTTCGCACGCTGGCGTGGGCTTCCACGTTGCCGGAACAGCAGCGCCCTCGTTTCGCACAGGTGGAAAATCTGCTGCTCCAGACGGAAGCCTCTCAGGCCATTTGGAAATTTGCGACCACGCATACCGATATCCCTACACTGAACCATTTCGCCGCAGAAGTGGAAAAGCAACTCGGGCTGGCATGCGAGTGGTCATGGCAGGATCAGGTTGATATCGCTCAAACCGGCAACAGTAAAGGTAAGCTGCTCCAGCAATGGCTTGGCGAACAGGGCATCAGTATGAAAGATGTCGTGGCGTTCGGCGATAATTTTAATGATATCAGTATGCTGGAAGGCGTTGGATTGGGCGTTGCCATGGGTAACAGCGCCGATGAAATCAAAGCGCGAGCCGATCTGGTCATTGGCAGCAATGAAGAGCCCAGCATCGCAGAGGTTATCCGTACTCGTATTCTGGCATAA
- a CDS encoding MFS transporter → MVSSSENTATKSLQPAFVVPRLSLMMFLEFFIWGSWSVTLGLVMTQYNLAAMIGDAFSAGPIASILSPFVLGMVVDRFFPSQKVMALLHLIGAVILWFVPTALINEDGSQLLILLFAYTLCFMPTLALTNNIAFHNLTNSEKSFPVVRVFGTIGWIVAGVCIGTAGISASVNIFYVAAACSAILAAYSLTLPHTPAPAKGLPLAVRDLFCADAFALLKKGHFLVFALCAMLISIPLGTYYAYTASFLSNAGISDVSTAMSFGQMSEIVFMLIIPLLFRKLGVKYMLFIGMLAWFVRYALFAMGVNEETRWLLYIGILLHGVCYDFFFVIGFIYTDRIAGEKIKGQAQSLVVLFTYGIGMLLGSQVSGAIYNRLFDNGTLNAPEIWATFWWIPAVAAAIIAVIFLFSFKYKEERA, encoded by the coding sequence ATGGTTTCTTCATCTGAAAACACAGCTACCAAATCGTTACAGCCGGCCTTCGTCGTTCCTAGACTGTCGCTCATGATGTTCTTAGAGTTCTTCATCTGGGGCTCATGGTCAGTCACACTAGGCCTGGTTATGACACAGTATAATTTGGCCGCCATGATTGGCGATGCCTTCTCTGCTGGGCCGATCGCCTCGATCCTTTCTCCGTTTGTGCTGGGCATGGTGGTTGACCGCTTCTTTCCATCGCAAAAAGTCATGGCGCTGCTGCACCTCATCGGCGCGGTCATCCTGTGGTTTGTACCGACCGCATTGATCAACGAAGACGGCTCGCAGCTACTGATCCTGCTGTTCGCCTACACGCTGTGCTTCATGCCAACGCTGGCATTAACCAACAACATCGCGTTCCATAACCTGACTAACAGTGAGAAAAGCTTTCCGGTTGTGCGGGTCTTCGGCACCATCGGTTGGATCGTTGCCGGAGTCTGCATCGGGACGGCAGGCATCTCCGCAAGCGTCAATATTTTCTATGTCGCTGCGGCGTGCTCCGCCATTCTGGCGGCCTACAGCCTGACGCTGCCGCATACCCCAGCGCCAGCAAAAGGCTTGCCGCTGGCAGTACGCGATCTGTTCTGTGCTGATGCGTTCGCGCTGCTGAAGAAAGGCCATTTTCTGGTATTTGCCCTCTGCGCCATGCTGATCTCCATCCCGCTGGGCACCTATTATGCTTACACCGCGTCTTTCCTGAGCAATGCGGGTATCAGCGACGTCAGCACCGCGATGTCGTTTGGTCAGATGTCCGAAATCGTCTTCATGCTGATCATTCCGCTGCTGTTTAGAAAGCTGGGCGTGAAATACATGCTGTTCATCGGCATGTTGGCGTGGTTCGTACGCTATGCCCTCTTCGCCATGGGCGTGAATGAAGAAACGCGCTGGTTGCTCTATATCGGCATCCTGCTTCACGGTGTCTGCTATGACTTCTTCTTCGTCATTGGCTTCATCTACACCGACCGCATTGCCGGAGAAAAAATCAAAGGTCAGGCACAAAGTCTGGTGGTTCTGTTCACCTACGGGATCGGCATGCTATTGGGATCGCAGGTTTCCGGTGCGATTTACAACCGTCTTTTCGACAACGGCACGCTAAACGCTCCCGAAATCTGGGCGACGTTCTGGTGGATTCCTGCGGTTGCCGCAGCCATCATCGCCGTCATTTTCCTCTTCTCCTTCAAATATAAAGAAGAGCGCGCCTAA
- a CDS encoding sugar phosphate isomerase/epimerase family protein has protein sequence MLCMTLLRRAFAIPLLLMVSSGLALAERPTENQKIALQMYTLRSLNTLDEQFSMARDAGFKAVELVGTHGISASEMKGLLGKYQLKAIAAHVQLGELKSNMAEVVAFNKAISNRMIIVPWLNVEDRPNSAEGWQRFGAEMNDLGRELKKQGMQLAYHNHNFEMKKYRGKTALEIMLDAAEPENLMLEMDVAWVSRGGQDPARLLRQYKGRIYSIHAKDNTSIGIRDDEMNFAPPGEGILAWEDILPAAAKAGAHWYVAEHDLPKDPQTIISTAYQSLYEKLSKVRSK, from the coding sequence ATGCTCTGTATGACGTTACTACGCCGTGCGTTCGCTATACCGCTATTGTTGATGGTTTCATCAGGTCTGGCGCTTGCCGAGCGTCCAACAGAAAACCAGAAAATAGCCTTGCAGATGTATACGCTGCGCAGCCTGAATACGCTTGATGAGCAATTTTCCATGGCGCGAGACGCCGGATTTAAGGCGGTAGAACTCGTGGGGACGCACGGCATTAGTGCGTCAGAAATGAAAGGGTTATTAGGAAAATATCAGTTGAAAGCCATTGCTGCGCATGTCCAGCTTGGCGAACTGAAAAGCAATATGGCTGAGGTTGTCGCCTTTAACAAAGCGATAAGCAACCGCATGATTATCGTGCCGTGGCTCAATGTTGAAGACCGACCGAATAGCGCAGAGGGATGGCAGCGTTTTGGTGCGGAAATGAACGATCTTGGGCGTGAATTGAAGAAGCAGGGCATGCAGTTGGCTTATCACAACCATAACTTTGAGATGAAGAAGTATCGCGGTAAAACGGCGCTGGAAATCATGTTAGATGCCGCAGAGCCAGAGAACCTGATGCTGGAAATGGATGTTGCTTGGGTATCCCGAGGAGGGCAAGACCCCGCGCGCCTTCTGCGCCAGTACAAAGGCCGTATCTACTCGATTCATGCGAAAGACAATACTTCCATCGGTATTCGCGATGATGAAATGAACTTTGCCCCACCAGGTGAGGGCATTTTGGCATGGGAAGACATTCTCCCTGCGGCGGCTAAAGCGGGTGCCCATTGGTATGTCGCTGAGCATGATTTGCCGAAAGATCCACAGACCATTATTTCCACCGCCTATCAGTCTCTATATGAAAAGCTGAGTAAAGTGAGAAGTAAGTAA
- a CDS encoding LacI family DNA-binding transcriptional regulator, which yields MSIQKIARIAGVSVATVSRVLNNIDTVKPQNRERVLNAIKSSNYQPNLLARQLRTARSNMLLVMVSNIANPFCADVVKGIEAEAEENGYRILLCNSGADIVRAHSSLQLLSGKMVDGVITMDAISTLSALQDMIGNAPWVQCAEHDDTSAISSVGIDNAEASRFVINHFIGKGRRRIAMINHDMNYLYAQQREKGYRDALAENAFDYSKVEYASTLSYKGGKAAMAALLNTSERPDAVFVVSDTLAAGALSAICEAGLSAPQDIAVIGFDGSELGYITSPQLSTIQQPSAHIGREAVKLLLQQIDQPASATEKRLLEWTFVERASS from the coding sequence ATGTCGATTCAAAAAATAGCACGGATAGCCGGTGTCTCAGTCGCAACCGTTTCACGGGTATTGAACAACATTGATACCGTGAAGCCGCAAAACCGGGAACGTGTTCTCAATGCGATAAAAAGCAGCAATTATCAGCCGAACTTACTGGCCCGTCAGCTACGTACCGCACGCAGCAACATGTTATTGGTGATGGTTTCCAATATTGCCAACCCTTTCTGCGCCGATGTGGTGAAAGGCATTGAGGCGGAAGCGGAAGAAAATGGCTACCGCATCCTTCTGTGCAATTCAGGTGCCGATATCGTTCGCGCACACTCCAGCCTGCAACTGCTGTCCGGTAAAATGGTCGATGGCGTGATCACCATGGACGCTATTTCGACGCTTTCTGCGCTTCAGGACATGATTGGCAACGCGCCTTGGGTGCAGTGCGCCGAGCATGACGATACGTCTGCCATTTCATCCGTCGGGATTGATAACGCAGAAGCATCCCGTTTTGTGATTAATCACTTTATTGGCAAAGGCCGCCGCCGTATCGCCATGATTAACCACGATATGAATTACCTCTACGCCCAGCAGCGAGAAAAAGGCTATCGCGACGCGCTCGCGGAAAATGCGTTTGATTATAGCAAGGTAGAATACGCCAGTACGCTGAGCTATAAAGGTGGAAAAGCGGCAATGGCGGCGCTGCTTAACACGTCTGAACGACCGGATGCCGTCTTTGTGGTATCCGATACGCTGGCAGCAGGTGCCCTATCCGCAATCTGTGAGGCAGGGCTGAGTGCACCGCAGGACATTGCGGTAATTGGTTTTGACGGTTCGGAGTTGGGTTACATCACCTCACCACAGCTTAGCACCATCCAACAACCCTCGGCACATATCGGCAGAGAAGCCGTGAAGTTGCTCTTACAACAGATCGACCAACCTGCCAGCGCAACAGAAAAGCGCTTACTGGAATGGACGTTTGTCGAGCGGGCATCCAGCTAA
- a CDS encoding sugar phosphate isomerase/epimerase family protein: MKTLKGPGIFLAQYIGDQAPFNSLENLAQWAAELGFKALQIPCNHPHIFNLATAADSQTYCDDVKGLLAQHGLTISELSTHLEGQLVAVHPAYDDAFDDFAPPAYRRNPQARQEWAIAAIKQAAQASSRLGLNAHATFSGALAWPYFYPWPPRKEVMIQEAFKELGRLWTPILDCFDEHGVDVCYELHPGEDLHDGVTFERFLEVVNHHPRANILYDPSHMHLQQMDYLGFIDRYHARIKAFHVKDAEFTASSKSGVYGGYQSWAERAGRFRSPGDGQIDFGAIFSKLAQYDYDGWAVLEWECCLKDSNCGAKEGAAFINRHIIPVAQRAFDDFAATSDDRPLVRKMLGLKEENAE; the protein is encoded by the coding sequence ATGAAAACGTTAAAAGGACCGGGTATTTTTCTCGCCCAGTATATTGGCGATCAGGCTCCCTTTAACTCGCTGGAAAATCTGGCGCAATGGGCAGCCGAATTAGGCTTTAAAGCGCTGCAAATCCCCTGTAATCACCCGCATATATTCAATCTCGCCACCGCCGCCGACAGCCAAACGTATTGTGATGATGTGAAAGGTCTACTGGCGCAGCATGGGCTAACCATCAGCGAACTGTCGACCCATCTGGAAGGACAGCTCGTTGCCGTCCACCCCGCGTATGACGATGCCTTTGACGATTTCGCACCACCGGCTTATCGCCGCAATCCGCAGGCTCGTCAAGAGTGGGCTATTGCGGCAATCAAGCAGGCAGCACAGGCCTCTTCACGTTTGGGGCTCAACGCCCACGCCACATTCTCTGGCGCGCTGGCCTGGCCCTATTTTTACCCCTGGCCACCGCGTAAAGAGGTCATGATTCAGGAAGCCTTTAAAGAACTCGGCCGCCTGTGGACGCCAATCCTCGACTGTTTTGACGAGCACGGTGTGGATGTGTGCTACGAGCTGCACCCGGGAGAAGATTTACACGACGGCGTAACCTTTGAACGCTTCCTTGAGGTCGTTAATCATCACCCACGCGCCAATATTCTTTACGATCCGAGTCACATGCATTTGCAGCAGATGGACTACCTCGGTTTTATCGATCGCTACCATGCGCGAATCAAAGCGTTCCATGTGAAAGATGCAGAATTTACCGCTTCCAGCAAAAGCGGTGTCTATGGCGGCTATCAGTCATGGGCAGAACGCGCCGGGCGCTTCCGTTCACCGGGAGATGGTCAGATCGATTTTGGCGCTATCTTCAGCAAACTTGCCCAATACGATTATGACGGCTGGGCCGTACTTGAGTGGGAATGCTGCCTGAAAGACAGTAACTGTGGAGCGAAAGAAGGCGCTGCGTTCATCAATCGCCATATTATTCCCGTCGCTCAGCGCGCTTTTGACGATTTCGCCGCCACCAGCGACGATCGTCCGTTGGTAAGAAAAATGTTGGGATTAAAAGAGGAGAACGCAGAATGA
- a CDS encoding LVIVD repeat-containing protein — protein sequence MASTPLPTPDYSRNMRLIGHSDQGGRPDGVQVMVHRGYAYIGHMVSQGVSIVDVRDAKNPKPAGFIAAPPGTWNIHLQTHDDLLLVVNARDLFADASFAEEKVYYTRSVADTVSTRQQGKSWSAGLRIFDISTPDKPREISFLPLDGIGIHRIWYVGGRWAYVSALLDGYSDYIFLTIDLADPQRPEVAGRYWLPGMHTAGGEAASWPDGKRYALHHAIISGDTAYGSWRDGGLTLLDVSDRTNPQLISHRNWSPPFGGGTHTALPLPDRDLLVVLDEAVLDNQEDGEKLIWVFDIREPSNPVSISTFPQPKEADYVKKGAHFGPHNLHENRPGSFISSSLIFATYQNAGVRAYDISNPYQPKETGALVPAAPARMVDKRPGRPQIIQSCDVFVDANGIIYSTDYNAGLSIIEYRG from the coding sequence ATGGCATCGACTCCTCTGCCCACCCCCGATTACAGTCGCAATATGCGACTGATTGGACACAGCGATCAGGGCGGCAGACCCGATGGCGTGCAGGTGATGGTTCATCGCGGCTACGCTTACATCGGGCATATGGTTTCACAAGGTGTGTCGATTGTGGATGTACGCGATGCCAAGAATCCCAAGCCGGCGGGATTTATTGCTGCCCCGCCCGGCACCTGGAATATTCACCTGCAAACCCACGATGACCTGCTACTCGTCGTCAACGCGCGCGACTTATTTGCCGACGCCAGCTTTGCCGAGGAAAAGGTCTACTACACCCGTTCCGTCGCCGATACGGTCAGTACCAGGCAACAGGGAAAAAGCTGGAGTGCTGGATTACGAATTTTCGATATCTCTACGCCAGATAAACCACGTGAAATCAGCTTCTTGCCGCTAGACGGCATCGGCATTCACCGCATCTGGTACGTGGGCGGGCGCTGGGCTTATGTTTCCGCTCTGCTCGATGGCTACAGTGACTACATCTTTCTGACTATCGATCTGGCCGATCCGCAGCGCCCGGAAGTGGCCGGACGTTACTGGTTACCCGGCATGCATACCGCAGGCGGAGAGGCCGCAAGCTGGCCGGATGGTAAACGTTATGCTCTGCACCACGCCATCATCAGCGGCGACACCGCTTACGGAAGCTGGCGCGATGGCGGCTTGACGCTGCTGGACGTAAGCGATCGTACCAACCCGCAGCTCATCAGCCACCGTAACTGGAGTCCACCGTTTGGCGGTGGTACACACACGGCGCTACCGCTGCCGGATCGAGATCTGTTAGTCGTGTTGGATGAAGCCGTGTTGGATAATCAGGAAGATGGCGAGAAATTGATTTGGGTGTTCGATATTCGTGAACCGAGTAATCCAGTGAGCATCTCCACCTTTCCACAGCCGAAAGAGGCAGATTATGTGAAAAAGGGCGCGCACTTTGGCCCGCATAACCTGCATGAAAACCGGCCTGGCAGCTTCATCAGTTCGTCACTGATTTTCGCCACTTATCAAAATGCGGGGGTACGGGCTTACGACATCAGTAATCCGTATCAGCCAAAAGAAACTGGCGCACTGGTTCCTGCTGCGCCAGCCAGAATGGTCGATAAACGCCCCGGCAGACCGCAGATTATTCAGTCTTGCGATGTGTTTGTTGATGCCAATGGCATCATCTACAGCACAGACTACAACGCAGGTTTGTCGATTATCGAATACCGAGGCTAA
- the pgl gene encoding 6-phosphogluconolactonase, translating into MQQVVYVASPESQQIHVWQLGVQGSLTLLQTVEVPGQVQPMVIAPNKRHLYVGVRPDFRVLSYRIDEQGKLTQAGVASLPGSPTHLSTDNDGRFLFSASYSGACVSVSPIGADGIVGEPIQQLDGLEGCHSTNIDPTNSVVWAPCLKEDRIRLYDLGATGELSVHRQAEMTTVTGAGPRHMAFHPNQRFAYCVNELDSSVDVYQLDAASGDLQKVQTLDAMPAGFSDTRWAADIHITPNGRFLYISDRTASLLSVFQVSEDGSTLTLTGHQPTETQPRGFNIDHTGEFLISAGQKSQHIEVYHIDQHTGDLQPLARYAVGQGPMWVSVLALD; encoded by the coding sequence ATGCAGCAAGTTGTTTATGTCGCCAGCCCGGAAAGCCAGCAGATTCATGTTTGGCAGCTCGGTGTTCAGGGAAGTCTGACATTATTGCAAACCGTTGAAGTCCCAGGGCAGGTTCAGCCGATGGTGATTGCGCCAAATAAGCGCCACCTGTATGTCGGGGTTCGTCCTGATTTCAGGGTTCTGAGCTATCGTATTGATGAACAGGGTAAATTGACGCAAGCGGGTGTCGCGTCTTTGCCGGGTAGCCCGACGCACCTGTCGACCGATAACGACGGGCGTTTCCTGTTCAGCGCGTCTTACAGCGGTGCCTGCGTGAGCGTTAGCCCGATTGGTGCTGATGGCATTGTTGGCGAGCCGATTCAGCAACTGGATGGATTGGAAGGGTGTCACTCTACCAATATCGATCCAACCAATTCCGTGGTATGGGCTCCGTGCCTGAAAGAAGACCGTATTCGCCTGTACGATCTAGGTGCGACGGGCGAATTGAGCGTACATCGTCAGGCTGAAATGACAACGGTAACGGGGGCGGGTCCACGCCATATGGCTTTCCACCCGAATCAGCGTTTTGCCTATTGCGTGAACGAACTGGACAGCTCAGTCGATGTGTATCAGTTGGATGCGGCCAGCGGCGATTTACAGAAAGTGCAAACGCTGGATGCGATGCCTGCTGGTTTCAGCGATACACGCTGGGCAGCGGATATTCACATCACGCCGAATGGCCGCTTCCTGTACATCAGCGATCGCACAGCCAGCCTGCTGAGCGTTTTCCAGGTGTCTGAAGATGGCAGCACGTTAACGCTGACCGGGCATCAGCCGACCGAAACGCAGCCGCGCGGTTTCAATATCGATCACACGGGTGAGTTCCTGATTTCAGCAGGGCAGAAGTCTCAGCATATTGAGGTCTATCACATCGATCAGCACACGGGCGATCTGCAACCGCTGGCGCGTTACGCCGTCGGCCAAGGACCAATGTGGGTGTCTGTGCTGGCACTGGATTGA
- the glk gene encoding glucokinase, which produces MTHVVLVGDVGGTNTRLALCDAMTGELSQIETYSGLDFPSLEGAIRDYLDSRQATVQDACIAIACPITGDWVAMTNHTWAFSIAEMKTSLGLRHFEVINDFTAVSMAVPVLGRESLLQFGGGEPVPGKPVAVYGAGTGLGVAHLVHVANQWISLPGEGGHVDFAANSDEEDNILAILRQSLGHVSAERLLSGQGLVNIYRAIVQSDDRTPEVLEPKDITERAVNNTDVDCRRALSLFCVIMGRFGGNLALNLGTFGGVYIAGGIVPRFLEFFKASGFRAAFEDKGRFKRYMQDIPVYLITHEQPGLMGAGAYLRQVLGSAL; this is translated from the coding sequence ATGACGCACGTTGTTTTAGTGGGTGATGTGGGTGGCACCAATACGCGTTTGGCGCTGTGTGACGCCATGACGGGCGAACTGTCGCAAATCGAAACGTATTCTGGGTTGGATTTTCCTTCTCTGGAAGGGGCGATCCGCGATTATCTCGATTCTCGGCAGGCGACGGTGCAGGATGCCTGTATCGCGATTGCCTGTCCGATTACTGGTGACTGGGTGGCGATGACGAACCATACCTGGGCATTTTCCATCGCTGAAATGAAAACGAGTCTGGGTTTACGCCACTTTGAGGTCATCAACGATTTTACCGCGGTTTCCATGGCGGTTCCGGTGCTGGGGCGTGAAAGTTTGCTCCAGTTCGGTGGCGGGGAACCGGTGCCGGGTAAGCCCGTTGCCGTGTATGGTGCAGGTACTGGGTTAGGTGTTGCTCACCTGGTTCATGTCGCCAATCAATGGATTAGCTTGCCGGGTGAAGGCGGACATGTGGATTTCGCGGCCAATAGTGATGAAGAAGACAACATTCTCGCTATTCTGCGCCAATCATTAGGGCATGTTTCTGCGGAGCGTTTGCTGTCCGGGCAGGGGCTGGTCAATATTTATCGTGCCATCGTGCAGTCCGACGATCGCACGCCGGAGGTGCTGGAACCGAAGGATATTACCGAACGGGCGGTCAATAATACGGATGTGGATTGTCGCCGCGCGCTATCGCTCTTCTGCGTCATCATGGGGCGCTTCGGTGGTAATCTGGCGTTAAATTTAGGCACATTTGGCGGGGTTTATATTGCTGGCGGCATCGTACCGCGCTTTCTTGAGTTTTTTAAAGCTTCTGGTTTTCGCGCGGCTTTTGAAGACAAAGGGCGATTTAAACGCTATATGCAAGATATCCCTGTGTACCTGATTACCCATGAGCAGCCGGGGTTAATGGGAGCGGGAGCTTACCTGCGACAGGTACTGGGCAGCGCGCTATAA
- a CDS encoding sugar ABC transporter substrate-binding protein, whose product MKKFTPALLALSLLTALPALANQNATIAPVPAAIANHNGPVRIAVIRNLGSDDNTTQFVSGVLEEGKKLGFKVSTFLSNGDDARFQDFVNQAISQKYDGIILSQGRDPYSTDLIKRIVDSGIAVSVFDTAVNGEIPGVTVTQQDDASLTNESLGQLVKDFNGNANIIKLWVAGFPPMERRQLAYQQILKANPGIKELESIGAVSSDVQGDTANKVGAVLAKYPKGKIDAIWGSWDAFSQGAYKALKENGRTEIKLYSIDISNQDLQLMREASSPWKVSVAVDPKLIGKVNLRLVANKIAGEPTPATYEFRAAAIPQALLASQPGAVNVAGLAKIIPGWGHTDDFIAPWFATLEAKQAK is encoded by the coding sequence ATGAAGAAATTTACGCCTGCCTTGCTTGCACTGAGCTTACTGACCGCATTACCGGCACTGGCTAATCAGAACGCCACCATTGCCCCCGTTCCAGCCGCTATCGCCAATCATAATGGTCCGGTGCGCATCGCCGTTATCCGCAACCTGGGGTCGGATGACAACACCACACAGTTTGTTTCCGGCGTACTCGAAGAAGGCAAAAAACTGGGCTTCAAGGTCAGCACCTTCCTGAGCAACGGCGACGATGCTCGTTTCCAGGATTTCGTGAATCAAGCGATTAGCCAGAAATATGATGGCATCATCCTGTCGCAGGGTCGCGATCCCTACTCTACCGATTTGATTAAGCGCATCGTCGACAGCGGCATTGCTGTTTCCGTGTTTGATACCGCCGTGAACGGCGAGATTCCAGGCGTGACCGTTACGCAGCAGGATGATGCTTCACTCACTAACGAATCGCTCGGCCAACTGGTGAAGGATTTCAACGGCAACGCCAATATCATCAAACTGTGGGTCGCTGGCTTCCCGCCGATGGAACGCCGCCAGCTTGCTTATCAACAGATCCTGAAAGCCAACCCTGGCATCAAGGAACTGGAATCGATTGGTGCCGTGTCTTCTGACGTACAGGGCGACACTGCCAACAAAGTCGGTGCGGTACTGGCGAAATACCCGAAAGGCAAAATCGATGCGATCTGGGGCTCGTGGGATGCCTTCAGCCAAGGCGCTTATAAAGCCTTGAAAGAAAATGGCCGGACTGAGATTAAGCTATATAGCATCGACATCTCCAATCAGGATTTACAGCTGATGCGCGAAGCGAGCAGTCCGTGGAAAGTCAGTGTAGCCGTCGATCCAAAACTGATCGGTAAAGTGAACCTGCGTTTGGTTGCTAATAAGATAGCTGGTGAACCGACACCTGCAACCTACGAGTTCCGTGCCGCTGCGATTCCACAAGCGCTGTTAGCCAGCCAACCGGGTGCGGTCAACGTCGCTGGATTGGCGAAAATCATCCCAGGTTGGGGTCACACGGATGATTTTATCGCACCGTGGTTTGCTACACTGGAAGCCAAACAGGCGAAATAA